A genomic window from Lycium barbarum isolate Lr01 chromosome 4, ASM1917538v2, whole genome shotgun sequence includes:
- the LOC132636279 gene encoding heavy metal-associated isoprenylated plant protein 47-like isoform X2, with protein sequence MQIAVAIKGVTSVNIDKEKSHLVVIGEGFDSFHLMKCLKKRFRCSNIVSIEEVKPPNKDEEKKKKEAEEKKKKEEAAKKKKEEEAKCKPCCPPNPPCVQYYPCVQPVYDNYNPSCTIV encoded by the exons ATGCAGATTGCTGTAGCTATTAAAG GGGTTACATCGGTGAATATAGACAAGGAAAAAAGCCATTTGGTGGTGATAGGAGAAGGGTTTGATTCCTTTCATTTGATGAAGTGCCTAAAGAAGAGATTCAGGTGCTCTAACATTGTGAGCATTGAAGAAGTGAAACCTCCCAATAAAgatgaagaaaaaaagaaaaaggaagcagaagaaaagaagaagaaggaagaagcagcaaagaagaagaaggaagaagaagcaaaGTGCAAACCATGTTGCCCACCAAACCCTCCTTGTGTACAGTACTATCCATGTGTGCAACCTGTTTATGATAATTATAACCCAAGTTGCACTATTGTGTGA
- the LOC132636279 gene encoding heavy metal-associated isoprenylated plant protein 4-like isoform X1, giving the protein MKQKVVIDIPLITDGGRSKAMQIAVAIKGVTSVNIDKEKSHLVVIGEGFDSFHLMKCLKKRFRCSNIVSIEEVKPPNKDEEKKKKEAEEKKKKEEAAKKKKEEEAKCKPCCPPNPPCVQYYPCVQPVYDNYNPSCTIV; this is encoded by the exons ATGAAG CAAAAGGTAGTGATTGATATCCCACTCATTACTGATGGGGGCAGATCAAAGGCAATGCAGATTGCTGTAGCTATTAAAG GGGTTACATCGGTGAATATAGACAAGGAAAAAAGCCATTTGGTGGTGATAGGAGAAGGGTTTGATTCCTTTCATTTGATGAAGTGCCTAAAGAAGAGATTCAGGTGCTCTAACATTGTGAGCATTGAAGAAGTGAAACCTCCCAATAAAgatgaagaaaaaaagaaaaaggaagcagaagaaaagaagaagaaggaagaagcagcaaagaagaagaaggaagaagaagcaaaGTGCAAACCATGTTGCCCACCAAACCCTCCTTGTGTACAGTACTATCCATGTGTGCAACCTGTTTATGATAATTATAACCCAAGTTGCACTATTGTGTGA
- the LOC132636278 gene encoding sufE-like protein 1, chloroplastic/mitochondrial — protein MPSQTPFQSLGCLFSRICLSSLQQQVNSSSNSPIFLLPFLQSMSISTKIPHPLFTSPSLKSLKPSSSHPTKLNFFKSIITIQRISTKKPIISATPQQSSSSSLQPIEELPPKLQEIIKLFQAVEQPKAKYEQLLFYGKNLKPLDAQYKTNENKVQGCVSQVWVRAYFDSERNVIFEADSDSVLTKGLAALLVQGLSGRPVEEIVRVSPDFAVLLGLQQSLTPSRNNGFLNMLKLMQKKALQLYVEAEKKASGLGPQSDLLNASTERINVNGNVESGAIHEVSGNNIIVGAVDDGVLRSRGMRIKEKLEKELRPVELEVEDISYQHAGHAGVRGSDGETHFNLKVVSEEFEGKSLVKRHRMIYGLLQDELQSGLHALSIVAKTPSEVGSS, from the exons ATGCCTTCTCAGACACCTTTTCAATCTCTTGGCTGTCTCTTCTCTCGAATCTGCCTTTCCTCTCTACAGCAGCAAGTAAATTCATCATCAAATTCACCCATTTTCCTCCTTCCCTTTCTTCAATCCATGTCTATTTCCACCAAAATTCCACACCCTCTCTTCACTTCACCATCCCTTAAATCCCTAAAACCCTCTTCTTCACATCCCACTAAATTAAACTTTTTTAAATCCATCATCACAATCCAAAGAATCTCCACAAAAAAACCCATTATTTCAGCCACGCCACAACAATCCTCATCATCATCTCTTCAACCCATTGAAGAACTTCCACCAAAGCTTCAAGAAATCATCAAACTATTCCAAGCAGTTGAACAACCAAAAGCTAAATATGAACAACTCTTGTTTTATGGCAAGAATTTAAAACCACTTGATGCTCAGTACAAGACTAATGAAAACAAGGTTCAGGGTTGTGTTTCACAG GTTTGGGTTAGGGCGTATTTTGATTCGGAGAGAAATGTAATCTTTGAAGCTGATTCGGATTCGGTACTCACTAAAGGTCTTGCTGCTTTGTTAGTTCAGGGCCTTTCTGGAAGACCTGTAGAAGAGATTGTTAGAGTTTCTCCTGATTTTGCAGTACTTTTAGGGTTGCAACAAAGCTTAACTCCTTCTAGGAATAATGGGTTTTTGAATATGTTGAAGTTAATGCAGAAAAAGGCGTTGCAGTTGTACGTTGAAGCGGAGAAAAAAGCATCTGGTTTAGGCCCCCAGAGCGATTTATTAAATGCCTCGACTGAGCGAATTAATGTTAATGGAAATGTTGAGTCTGGTGCCATTCATGAAGTTAGTGGAAACAATATAATTGTTGGTGCTGTTGATGATGGTGTATTGAGGAGTAGAGGGATGAGAATAAAGGAGAAATTGGAGAAGGAACTTAGGCCTGTTGAATTAGAAGTTGAAGATATATCTTATCAGCACGCGGGGCACGCCGGGGTTAGAGGCAGTGACGGAGAGACACATTTTAATTTAAAAGTGGTTTCTGAGGAATTTGAAGGTAAGAGTTTGGTTAAGAGGCATAGGATGATTTATGGTTTACTGCAAGATGAGTTGCAGAGTGGATTACACGCATTGTCAATTGTGGCTAAGACACCGTCTGAAGTTGGTAGTAGTTGA